A window of Pseudoalteromonas aliena SW19 genomic DNA:
TGGTAAGCTTTACAATGCAATCCAATACGGACTAGATGAAGCAACGGGCGAAATTGATTACGCACAAGTTGAAGCACTAGCACTTGAGCACAAACCAAAAATGATCATTGGTGGTTTCTCAGCGTACTCAGGTATTGTTGATTGGGCTAAATTCCGTGAAATTGCTGACAAAGTAGGTGCTTACCTGTTTGTTGATATGGCTCACGTTGCAGGTTTAATTGCGGCGGGTGTTTACCCAAGCCCAGTTCCTCATGCACATGTTGTAACTACAACTACGCATAAAACACTTGCTGGTCCTCGTGGTGGTTTGATTATTTCTGCATGTGGCGACGAAGCAATCTACAAAAAGCTTAACAGCGCTGTTTTCCCTGGTGGCCAAGGTGGTCCTTTATGTCATGTTATTGCAGCAAAAGCAGTGGCATTTAAAGAAGCACTTCAACCAGAATTTAAAGTATACCAAACACAAGTTGTTAAAAACGCAAAAGCAATGGTTGCTGTAATGCAAGAGCGCGGCTACAAAATCGTATCTGACAAAACTGAAAACCACTTATTCCTACTCGATTTAATCGATAAAGATATCACTGGTAAAGATGCAGACGCAGCCCTTGGTAACGCTAACATCACAGTTAATAAAAACTCAGTGCCAAACGATCCACGTTCTCCGTTTGTAACATCTGGTTTGCGTATTGGTTCTCCTGCAATCACTCGTCGTGGTTTCAAAGAAGAAGAATCAAAAGAGCTTGCTGGCTGGATTTGTGACGTACTAGATAACATCACTGATGAATCTGTACAGGCGCAAGTTAAAGAAAAAGTAAAAGCAATTTGTGCAAAACTACCTGTTTACGCTTAATTGCATAAGCAGCAGTAATTTAGAGCACAACAGCTAGGGCCTGTTTATCTTTCGAGGTTTAATTTGCAGCAGTCTGTTTGGTTTTTAGGCAAGGCAGAGCCTATGTAGTGTGGTTATTCCCCATAAATAGGCGATAACGCAGCATAAATACCAAACATGCGCTGCCCTCGGGTTCGTCCTAGGGGCTATTTACTCTTTGTTGCTCGGTTTTTACTTAGCCCATTAGGTTACAAACCTCGCGCCGCGATTAAATCGCCCCTAGATAGAACAAATTTAATCCTGAAAGGTCAACAGGCCCTTTTTTTTGCTAAGATAAAAGACCGCTATTTAGCGGTCTTTTTTGTTTTAAAACGGAAGTACCGAGTTATGCATTGCCCATTTTGTACAGCAAAAGATACTAAAGTTATTGATTCACGCCTAGTTGGTGGA
This region includes:
- the glyA gene encoding serine hydroxymethyltransferase — protein: MLERNMNISDFDPELFDAITKETARQEEHIELIASENYCSPRVLEAQGSQLTNKYAEGYPGKRYYGGCEHVDVVEQLAIDRANELFGSDYANVQPHAGSQANAAVFLALLDAGDTVLGMSLAHGGHLTHGSHVSFSGKLYNAIQYGLDEATGEIDYAQVEALALEHKPKMIIGGFSAYSGIVDWAKFREIADKVGAYLFVDMAHVAGLIAAGVYPSPVPHAHVVTTTTHKTLAGPRGGLIISACGDEAIYKKLNSAVFPGGQGGPLCHVIAAKAVAFKEALQPEFKVYQTQVVKNAKAMVAVMQERGYKIVSDKTENHLFLLDLIDKDITGKDADAALGNANITVNKNSVPNDPRSPFVTSGLRIGSPAITRRGFKEEESKELAGWICDVLDNITDESVQAQVKEKVKAICAKLPVYA